One genomic region from Anabaena sp. PCC 7108 encodes:
- a CDS encoding DUF3493 domain-containing protein, translating to MVDPNPKNRINTEQYARLKAESVAPYRGLRQFVYIGVGASGFIGAFVFFFQLLAGRNIDTTLPNFALQVGIVALMIFLWKWDKGRQPPL from the coding sequence ATGGTAGACCCAAATCCTAAAAATCGTATTAATACCGAACAATATGCCCGCCTGAAAGCAGAATCGGTAGCACCTTATCGTGGTTTGCGGCAATTTGTCTATATAGGTGTTGGCGCTTCCGGTTTTATTGGTGCATTTGTATTCTTTTTCCAACTACTCGCGGGTAGGAATATTGACACTACTTTACCCAACTTCGCACTGCAAGTAGGAATAGTCGCTCTGATGATATTTCTTTGGAAATGGGACAAAGGTCGTCAACCACCTCTGTAG
- a CDS encoding DUF1565 domain-containing protein has product MKYRNSRISTLSLPTSFTTLLVIVAGSLLPFSQNAAATPILMAQVSANATVIYVNPVNGTNTSGAGTTINTPYKTITFALSQAQPGTIIQLAPGSYTKDSGENFPLLLKPGVTLQGNESNKGQGTLIIGGGYYTSRTFARQDITILADNNTIITGVAVTNPNQRGTAVWVESSNPTIKNSTFANSAREGIFVTGTGNPKIENNVFFKNQGNGISIAKSAQGLIRNNLFQDTGFGLAIGGNSTPLVTENQIVQNKDGIFISESAQPSLRKNVIQNNTRDGIVATVNALPNLGTNENPGNNLIRDNVRYDLNNSTKSQRILAVGNDINEKKIFGAVDFVAATVEPPAGQPTGQPTGQPTGQPTTFKDVPTGYWAKAYIEALASQNIIAGFPDGSFKPNEPVTRAQFATIITKALTPISKRPAINFKDVKSNFWAYGAIQSAYESQFVSGYPDGNFRPQQEIPRVQALVALANGLNFAANNNTVLSFYSDAAQIPNYAAGPVAAATIRQLVINYPTVQQLDPNRQATRAEIAAFVYQALVNAGRAQPISSPYLVTAQ; this is encoded by the coding sequence ATGAAATATAGGAATTCTCGCATCTCTACTTTATCCTTGCCCACAAGTTTCACCACTTTACTAGTGATTGTGGCTGGTTCTCTACTACCGTTTAGTCAAAATGCTGCTGCTACTCCAATCTTAATGGCTCAAGTTTCAGCAAATGCAACAGTTATTTATGTTAACCCAGTAAATGGTACAAATACTTCTGGTGCAGGGACTACGATAAACACACCCTACAAAACCATCACTTTCGCCCTCTCTCAAGCCCAACCCGGTACAATAATTCAACTAGCCCCTGGAAGTTACACCAAAGACTCTGGAGAAAACTTTCCGTTGTTACTCAAACCAGGAGTAACACTCCAAGGAAATGAGTCTAATAAAGGTCAAGGAACATTGATTATAGGTGGTGGTTATTACACAAGTCGTACCTTTGCTAGACAAGATATTACAATTTTGGCTGATAATAACACTATTATTACGGGTGTCGCTGTTACCAACCCCAATCAAAGAGGTACTGCTGTGTGGGTAGAGTCGAGTAATCCCACTATCAAAAACAGTACTTTTGCGAACAGCGCCAGAGAGGGGATTTTTGTTACAGGGACAGGAAATCCCAAAATTGAAAATAATGTCTTTTTTAAAAATCAAGGCAATGGGATTTCAATAGCTAAATCTGCCCAAGGATTAATTCGCAATAATTTATTTCAGGATACGGGTTTTGGTTTGGCTATTGGTGGTAATTCCACACCTCTAGTAACAGAAAATCAAATTGTCCAAAACAAAGACGGCATTTTTATCTCAGAATCGGCTCAACCTTCACTGCGTAAAAATGTAATTCAGAATAATACGCGAGATGGAATTGTCGCCACTGTCAATGCTCTCCCCAACCTCGGTACTAATGAGAATCCTGGTAATAATCTCATCCGTGATAACGTTCGTTATGATTTGAACAATTCCACCAAATCGCAAAGGATTCTTGCTGTTGGTAACGACATTAATGAAAAGAAAATTTTTGGTGCAGTAGATTTTGTGGCTGCAACTGTTGAACCACCAGCAGGACAACCCACAGGTCAACCCACAGGTCAACCCACAGGTCAACCTACTACTTTTAAGGATGTGCCTACAGGTTACTGGGCAAAAGCCTATATAGAAGCTTTGGCTTCCCAAAATATTATTGCAGGCTTCCCAGATGGTAGTTTTAAACCAAATGAGCCTGTAACTCGCGCTCAATTCGCCACCATTATCACTAAAGCTTTAACACCCATCTCTAAACGCCCAGCAATTAATTTCAAGGATGTAAAAAGCAATTTTTGGGCTTATGGGGCAATTCAATCAGCTTATGAAAGTCAATTTGTCTCTGGCTATCCCGATGGTAATTTTAGACCACAACAGGAAATTCCCAGAGTCCAGGCATTAGTTGCTCTCGCTAATGGTTTGAACTTCGCTGCTAACAATAACACTGTTCTCAGCTTTTACTCTGATGCTGCTCAAATCCCCAATTATGCCGCTGGACCAGTTGCTGCGGCTACTATACGGCAATTAGTGATTAACTATCCCACCGTTCAACAACTTGATCCTAATCGTCAAGCTACCAGAGCAGAAATTGCTGCCTTTGTTTACCAGGCACTTGTCAATGCTGGCAGGGCCCAACCAATTTCCTCTCCCTATTTAGTCACAGCTCAGTAG